The following proteins are encoded in a genomic region of Hydra vulgaris chromosome 05, alternate assembly HydraT2T_AEP:
- the LOC136071897 gene encoding kelch-like protein diablo, with protein MFVEVAGGDRVCLREPSYSKNVMSSMAQFRKDGTLCDVTLNVDGKKFFVHKNVLASCSEYFKVMFASSLIEGTKSEICINTVTSEVFEELLDYFYEGTLKMDMHSIVDLLHAASLFLLNDVISECFRHLNRQMNATNCLRIKGIAEAYSNKQLISKCKEFTKKNFELIIKEREILKTSLQEFKSLLLSDDIVCQSEDSVALIVEKWLRERIHELEESQIRILFKTIRFPFLSENGRIKLMKFMEELDVMYPDAGYASILSFEQRHQARHFRRCSLTCRASQRVETVIFCVNKRGETFCYNILNHKFCRLERFPEYRLPGYLNVNNNVLYVTGGSNGLTTVFSRDVYSYDVTEIKWNKLMPMVNARDQHCATFFQDNLYVIGGRNLQNFVENLSKKVECYDVAKNVWSTVADTLHGRVNSCATSSYKYMYVIGGNQNVDGIDASETVEKYCIRKHSWELLPNMCQKRISCSSVFYNDKLYVFGGSNGFFDLPNFEFFEEKSNKWTLVSVGVPGPINVALAMDNEILTMGVSAWNDDSVYRYSAVAKRNCDVWTEIKEFIHPSHRVKHFKYAVLRISNYYFNKKLDGLCDCCAYDPESSFDEDELLTSSNEDSDGDEWALHWGLWI; from the exons atgtttgtagAAGTTGCTGGTGGGGATCGAGTTTGTTTACGTGAGCCTTCTTACTCGAAAAACGTCATGTCTTCTATGGCTCAATTTCGTAAAGATGGCACCTTGTGTGACGTAACATTAAATGTGGacggaaagaaattttttgttcataaaaacgTTCTTGCGTCATGTTCCGAGTACTTTAAGGTGATGTTTGCAAGCTCGTTGATTGAAGGAACTAAAAGTGAAATATGCATAAATACTGTAACAAGTGAGGTGTTCGAAGAACTGCTAGATTATTTTTATGAGGGAACTTTAAAAATGGATATGCATTCGATAGTTGATTTACTTCATGCGGCcagtttatttttactaaatgacGTTATATCAGAATGTTTTCGTCATTTAAATAGACAAATGAATGCAACTAATTGTCTCCGCATAAAAGGTATTGCAGAGGCGTATTCAAACAAGCAGCTTATTTCAAAGTGTAAggaattcacaaaaaaaaattttgaacttataattaaagaaagagaaatattaaaaaccagTCTCCAAGAGTTTAAGTCTCTACTCCTTTCTGACGATATTGTGTGTCAATCAGAGGATAGCGTTGCCCTTATTGTTGAAAAATGGCTGAGAGAGCGAATTCACGAACTTGAGGAGTCCCAAATACGGATATTGTTCAAAACGATTCGATTTccttttttatcagaaaacggTCGAATTAAGCTCATGAAGTTTATGGAAG AATTAGACGTGATGTATCCAGATGCCGGCTACGCTTCAATATTGTCTTTCGAACAGCGACATCAAGCTCGACACTTTCGTCGTTGTTCGTTAACTTGTCGAGCTTCGCAGAGAGTAGAAACCGTCATATTTTGTGTCAATAAAAGAGGTGAAACGTTCTGTTATAATATTCTTAATCATAAATTTTGTAGGCTTGAGCGATTTCCAGAATACCGGTTGCCAGgctatttaaatgttaacaacaaTGTTCTTTACGTGACAGGTGGTTCAAACGGCTTAACAACTGTTTTTTCTCGCGATGTTTACTCTTATGATGTTACAGAAATAAAATGGAATAAACTTATGCCAATGGTAAATGCTCGTGACCAACACTGCGCAACATTTTTCCAAGATAATCTTTATGTTATAGGTGGTAGGAACCTTCAAAATTTTGTcgaaaatctttcaaaaaaagtcGAATGCTATGACGTGGCTAAGAATGTTTGGTCTACTGTCGCTGACACTCTACACGGTCGAGTTAATTCGTGCGCAACCTcttcttataaatatatgtacGTAATAGGAGGGAATCAAAATGTTGACGGTATAGACGCTTCGGAAACTGTTGAGAAATACTGTATACGTAAGCACTCTTGGGAGCTACTTCCTAACATGTGCCAAAAAAGAATATCATGCTCGTCCGTGTTTTACAACGATAAACTATATGTATTTGGAGGTAGTAACGGATTTTTTGACTTGccaaattttgagttttttgaggaaaaaagtaataaatggACATTAGTAAGTGTGGGTGTACCTGGTCCAATTAATGTAGCCTTAGCAATGGACAACGAAATTTTAACTATGGGTGTTTCCGCGTGGAACGACGACAGTGTTTATAGATACTCGGCTGTAGCTAAACGAAATTGTGATGTTTGGACAGAAATTAAAGAGTTCATTCACCCATCACATCGAGTGAAACATTTCAAGTACGCTGTATTGCgcatttcaaattattattttaataaaaagttagatGGGCTTTGCGATTGTTGCGCGTACGATCCAGAAAGCAGTTTTGATGAAGACGAACTGCTAACGTCATCGAATGAGGACTCTGATGGTGATGAATGGGCATTGCATTGGGGTCTGTGGATATAA